ATCGTTAACAAGGGATACTACCAGTTCATGAGTGATATTCAAGAGCAAACAAATTCTTCTCTAAGTGACGCTCTGCCTTATAATTTACAATCTAATATAAAAGCGAAAGGCGGTGTTAGGGTAAATGGGTACTTTGCTGTAGTTAAGGAAAGGGCTACGCGGTGGTACTTTAGTCAGAGAGATCTTTCATATACCCTTAAAAATAGTATTGAAGAATATTGTTTAAATCCTCTTACTGATAAAGGACCTTTATGTTGGGACTGTATGGCTTATGGCAGTGGAAACCCAAGTGAGGAGCCACCTGTTTGGTGGGATAAATAAAAGTCGCATTTAGTGTAATTTAATAAGATATGGGTACTAGGTTTTTTTATGCATTGCTTTTTACCATTGTTTTTGGGTGCATTGAGCCATATGAATTTGTTATTAAGAATGATGCCCCCACACTAGTTGTTGAGGGGTTTATTACGGACATCTCATATAATCAATCTAAGGCATACCCGAGTGATGGCCGTTACTTTAATGTTAAGCTAAGCTATACAAGTGATGTGACAAATAAGAGAGGAGAAGCTGTTACCGGAGCAACGGTACAGCTAGTCTCCAATGAGGAAAAAGGGTGGTTATACAATGAGGTTAGTGGGGGTGAATATGTCCTGCAAAATGAAGATTTTGCAGCAAGACCCGGTGTAAAATATAAGCTTTTGATATCCATATCGGACGGAGACACTTTTGAGTCAGAGTGGCTTGGCCTGCCAGAAGTGGAAGAACAGGAAATGGGAGAAATATCCTTTAAAGAGTTATCGAAGGAAGTTTATGAGATTGTGGCCGGTGAGAAAAAGGTTAGAACTGTAGAAGGTATTTCCTTACAAGTGGATATACCGAAAAACGAAGGCCATGAGCCCCGATACTACAAATGGCATACGGAACCTATTTGGGAGTATACTGTACCGTTGAGGCCTTATGTTAATAAAACATGCTGGATACGCAGTAACACATATTTGTCAAGTTATACGTTACAGGAAGATTATGTTGGGGGGTACTCAAATTCCCTTTTTTTTATGGAAACACATGGAAATGAAAGACTGTTCGAAAGGTTTTCTCTGCTGGTCAGGCAATATTTGCTAAGCAAAGAGGATTATTACTTTTTTTCCGAATTACAGGAACAGGCAACATCAGGGGCCTTCTTTGATAAGCCTCCCTATAATTTAAAAACAAATATTTCCAGTGTTGAGAGCAATAAAAAGGTAGTGGGATATTTCTGGATTGCGTCCGAACAGGCCAGGAGATGGTACTTTGACATATACGATCTTTCTTACCCTGTAAATAATCACTTACTTGAAGAGTGTCTCAAACCTTACGGTCCTCCTGCTATGGGGGAGATTGATCCATGTAAAGATTGCCTTGGATATCCCAATGGCACTCCCTCATTGGAGAAGCCGGAATGGTGGATCAGATAGACAGAGAGTAAAGGGTATGCTTACTACTTTCAGAATAAACTAAAATTACTTAGCTGATCAATGAAATGAGGAATTATCTTAGGATAAACTAATATCGTAAAAACAACTCCAAATAAGCTTCCGTAAAGATGGGCATCGTGATTTATATTATCACCGGCCCTTTTTCCCATGTAAACAGAATATAATATGTATAACGCAGCCCAGGCAATGCCAGGAAGTCCAATGAGACCATATAAATATAACTTTTGTGCAGGGGCAAAAAGTATGAAGCTAAACAATACAGAAGCCACCCCTCCTGAAGCACCTAAAGCATTGTAATAAGCATGATTCTTGTGCTTGAGATAAGTAGGAATATCTGAAACGATAATACCTAAAATGTAAAGTGCAACAAAAATAAATTTTCCTAATGTACCGTAGATAGCGGCAAAGACATATTCAACCTGTTCACCAAACATCCAGAGTACGAGCATGTTGAAGAGCAGGTGAATAAAATCATTATGGATAAATCCAGAGGTAATGAAGCGGTAGTATTGCTTGTATTCATTTACACTATACGGATTGAAAATCCATTTCCTTAGAATATCCTGATTATTCCAGGCATAAAGACTGGTAAGTACAGTGATGATTACGAGTATTAAAGTCACGGACATAGACTGGAGAAGTTAATGCCCGGAATCTGTATTCCGGGCATATCTTATTTAAATGTGAATTGGTCTGTTGGCTGTTGCGGCAAGGCAAGCTTCCTTCACTGCCTCCATATAGGTAGGGTGAGCGTGCGACATGCGTGATACATCTTCGGTAGCGGCTCTAAACTCCATGGCAGTAACTCCGGCTGCTATCATATCAGCTGCCCTTGCCCCTATGATATGAATGCCTAAAATCTCATCAGTCTGTTTATCAGCAAGAACCTTTACCTGACCATCTACATCCATACTTGCTCGGGCTCTGCCCAGCGCTTTAAAAGGGAACGAGCCTGTTTTATAGGGTCTTCCTTCTTCCTTAAGTTCCTCCTCTGTATAGCCTACACTTGCCACCTCAGGCCAGGTATAGACCACACCTGGTATCAGACGATAGTTAATATGAGGTTTCTGGCCAGCGAACTGTTCGGCCACCATGGTACCTTCTTCTTCTGCTTTATGAGCAAGCATTGCGCCTTTCACCACGTCTCCTATAGCGTAGATATTGTCAATGTTGGTTTTTAGGTGGTTGTCAACCTCTATTCGGCCACGGTCGTCAGTTTTAACGCCAACGTTCTCCAGCCCAAGGCCCATAGTATAAGGCTTCCTGCCAATGGCCACAAGACAATAGTCACCTTTAATTTCAACGGTGTTGCCCTTTTTATCTTCTGCCTTGACCAGGACTTCCTTACCCTTGGTTTCTACAGAGGTAACCTTATGGCTCACTTTAAAATCTATACCTAACTTTTTGGTAGCCCGGGTTAATTCTTTGCCCATCGTTCCGTCCATTGTAGGTATAATCCTGTCCATGTACTCTACTACGGTAACCTTAGAGCCAATTCGCGCATAGACAGAGCCAAGCTCCATGCCTATCACTCCACCGCCAATTACGATCAGGTGCTTGGGTATTTCCTTTAACTCCAAAGCTTCTGTACTACTGATAACCCGCTTTTTGTCTATTTTAGCGAAGGGCAGGTCTGCTGGCTTAGAACCTGTTGCAATGATTACTTTGTCAGTTTTTATTTCCTTGGCATCACCCTTTTCAGGAGTAATTTTAATAGTGTTCTTGTCTACAAACGAACCAACTCCATGGTGAACATCTATTTTATTTTTCTTCATCAAAAAATCGATGCCATCGCAGGTTTGCTTTACAACACTGGCCTTTCGGTCAATCATTTGCTTTAAGTTCACCTTCGGTTTGCTTATCTCAATACCGTGCTCTCCAAAATGCGTAATAGCATTATGATAGTGCTCTGTGGAGTCCAGCAATGCTTTGGATGGAATACACCCCACATTCAGACATGTTCCCCCAAGGGTGTTATACTTTTCAATAATGGCTGTTTTGAAGCCAAGCTGTGCAGAGCGGATAGCAGCAACATATCCACCTGGCCCTGAGCCAATTACTGTTACGTCGTATTGCATGTTAATATGTTTTAAACTAAAGTTTTATTTATACGCCCAACATTAAGCGAGCCGGATCTTCAAGCAGTTCTTTTACCCTTACCAAGAAGCTTACCGACTCTCGGCCGTCAATAATACGGTGATCGTATGACAGCGCAACATACATGATAGGTCTGACCTGTACTTCACCATTGATAACCACTGGTCTTTCTACAATGTTGTGCATTCCCAATATTGCCGATTGAGGAGCATTTATGATTGGGGTTGAAAGCATTGAACCGAATACACCTCCATTAGTAATAGTGAAAGTACCTCCGCTCATTTCATCAATAGTTAGCTTACCATCACGAGCTTTGCCTGCAAGCCTGATGATTTCGCTTTCAATACCCTGGAAGT
This region of Fulvivirga ulvae genomic DNA includes:
- a CDS encoding DUF4249 domain-containing protein; protein product: MGTRFFYALLFTIVFGCIEPYEFVIKNDAPTLVVEGFITDISYNQSKAYPSDGRYFNVKLSYTSDVTNKRGEAVTGATVQLVSNEEKGWLYNEVSGGEYVLQNEDFAARPGVKYKLLISISDGDTFESEWLGLPEVEEQEMGEISFKELSKEVYEIVAGEKKVRTVEGISLQVDIPKNEGHEPRYYKWHTEPIWEYTVPLRPYVNKTCWIRSNTYLSSYTLQEDYVGGYSNSLFFMETHGNERLFERFSLLVRQYLLSKEDYYFFSELQEQATSGAFFDKPPYNLKTNISSVESNKKVVGYFWIASEQARRWYFDIYDLSYPVNNHLLEECLKPYGPPAMGEIDPCKDCLGYPNGTPSLEKPEWWIR
- a CDS encoding rhomboid family intramembrane serine protease — translated: MSVTLILVIITVLTSLYAWNNQDILRKWIFNPYSVNEYKQYYRFITSGFIHNDFIHLLFNMLVLWMFGEQVEYVFAAIYGTLGKFIFVALYILGIIVSDIPTYLKHKNHAYYNALGASGGVASVLFSFILFAPAQKLYLYGLIGLPGIAWAALYILYSVYMGKRAGDNINHDAHLYGSLFGVVFTILVYPKIIPHFIDQLSNFSLF
- the lpdA gene encoding dihydrolipoyl dehydrogenase, whose product is MQYDVTVIGSGPGGYVAAIRSAQLGFKTAIIEKYNTLGGTCLNVGCIPSKALLDSTEHYHNAITHFGEHGIEISKPKVNLKQMIDRKASVVKQTCDGIDFLMKKNKIDVHHGVGSFVDKNTIKITPEKGDAKEIKTDKVIIATGSKPADLPFAKIDKKRVISSTEALELKEIPKHLIVIGGGVIGMELGSVYARIGSKVTVVEYMDRIIPTMDGTMGKELTRATKKLGIDFKVSHKVTSVETKGKEVLVKAEDKKGNTVEIKGDYCLVAIGRKPYTMGLGLENVGVKTDDRGRIEVDNHLKTNIDNIYAIGDVVKGAMLAHKAEEEGTMVAEQFAGQKPHINYRLIPGVVYTWPEVASVGYTEEELKEEGRPYKTGSFPFKALGRARASMDVDGQVKVLADKQTDEILGIHIIGARAADMIAAGVTAMEFRAATEDVSRMSHAHPTYMEAVKEACLAATANRPIHI